A genomic window from Diospyros lotus cultivar Yz01 chromosome 2, ASM1463336v1, whole genome shotgun sequence includes:
- the LOC127795256 gene encoding serine/threonine protein phosphatase 2A 55 kDa regulatory subunit B beta isoform isoform X3 yields the protein MNGGDDGGGAAAAPTGPPPPPLEWKFSQVFGERTAGEEVQEVDIISAIEFDKTGDHLATGDRGGRVVLFERTDTKDQHGGSRRDLERMDYPISRHPEFRYKTEFQSHEPEFDYLKSLEIEEKINKIRWCQTANGALFLLSTNDKTIKFWKVQEKKVKKISEMNVDPSKGNGGVASSSISSAARPYLANGGYPDKPYNCPQGGIPSLRLPVVVTSHETSLVARCRRVYAHAHDYHINSISNNSDGETFISADDLRINLWNLEISNQSFNIVDVKPANMEDLTEVITSAEFHPSHCNMLAYSSSKGSIRLIDLRQSALCDSHSKLFEEQEAPGSRSFFTEIIASISDIKFGKDGRYILSRDYMTLKLWDINMDSGPVSTFQVHEYLRPKLCDLYENDSIFDKFECCLSGDGLRVATGSYSNIFRVFGCVAGSTEATTLEASKNPMRRQVQTPSRPSRSLSSITRVVRRGAESPGVDGNGNSFDFTTKLLHLAWHPTENSIACAAANSLYMYYA from the exons TGGATATCATTTCGGCAATTGAGTTTGATAAAACTGGTGACCACCTTGCTACTGGTGATCGTGGGGGCAGAGTTGTATTGTTTGAGAGGACTGATACAAAGGAT CAGCATGGTGGAAGCCGAAGGGATCTAGAGAGAATGGATTATCCAATTAGTAGACACCCAGAGTTCCGTTATAAAACAGAGTTTCAGAGCCATGAACCTGAG TTTGATTACCTTAAGAGCTTGGAGATTGAGGAGAAAATCAACAAGATCAGGTGGTGCCAAACAGCTAATGGCGCCTTGTTCCTTCTGTCCACGAATGACAAAACTATTAAATTCTGGAAG GTTCAGGAGAAGAAAGTCAAGAAAATTTCTGAAATGAATGTTGACCCTTCCAAAGGAAATGGTGGTGTTGCCAGTTCAAGCATCTCTTCTGCTGCTAGACCATATCTTGCAAATGGAGGATACCCGGACAAACCTTACAATTGCCCACAAGGGGGCATTCCATCACTACGTCTACCAGTGGTA GTAACTAGTCATGAGACCAGCCTTGTGGCAAGGTGCAGAAGGGTTTATGCTCATGCACATGACTATCATATCAATTCTATCTCAAATAACAG TGATGGTGAAACATTTATATCTGCTGATGATCTGCGAATAAACCTCTGGAACTTGGAAATTAGCAATCAAAGTTTCAATATTGTTGATGTGAAGCCTGCTAACATGGAGGATCTAACTG AGGTGATAACATCAGCAGAGTTTCATCCTAGCCACTGTAACATGTTGGCATATAGTAGTTCAAAAGGGTCAATACGCCTTATTGATTTGCGGCAATCAGCTTTATGCGATTCACATTCAAAGCT GTTTGAGGAACAGGAGGCGCCTGGTTCAAGATCTTTTTTCACAGAAATAATTGCCTCAATTTCAGATATTAAATTTGGAAAGGATGGAAGATACATACTTAGCCGTGATTATATGACTCTTAAG CTGTGGGACATAAACATGGATTCTGGTCCAGTTTCAACCTTCCAGGTCCACGAGTACTTAAGGCCTAAG TTATGTGATCTGTATGAAAATGATTCCATCTTTGACAAGTTTGAGTGTTGCTTGAGTGGTGATGGGCTGCGGGTAGCAACAGGTTCTTACAG CAATATATTCCGAGTGTTTGGTTGTGTTGCGGGCAGTACTGAAGCGACTACTTTGGAAGCCAGCAAAAACCCCATGAG GAGACAAGTTCAGACCCCTTCAAGGCCTTCCAGATCGCTCAGCAGTATAACTCGTGTTGTTAGACGAg GAGCAGAAAGCCCAGGAGTTGATGGGAATGGGAATTCATTTGATTTCACCACAAAGTTGCTCCACCTAGCATGGCACCCAACCGAAAACTCAATTGCTTGTGCTGCTGCAAACAGCCTGTACATGTACTATGCATGA